From Desulfonatronovibrio magnus:
ATTATGGCTTCATCCATGCCTATTCCATCATCCTGGACATAGACTTTAACATCTGATCCTGACTTCCTGGCGGTTACAGATATATTGCCGCCTTGAGGAGTAAACTTGACTGCATTGAAGATTACATTGCGAATAACAGTATTGATCATGGGCTGGTCAACCAGCACTGTAAGGTCCTGGGGGATTTCGCACTTTATGGCAATATCCTTTCTCCCGGCCACATCCTGAGCTGTATACAGACTTGATCTGACCAGTTCATAAAGGCTGCATTTTTTAGGACTAAAATCCATCCCCCCCTGACTGATGCGCGCCCATTGCAGCAAATCTTCCAGAAGCGCGAAGGTATTCCTGGCATTTTTATGCAGTTCTGTCGCAAGAAGGCGGATGTCTTCCTGGGAAAAAATATCCTGTTGATGGGCCAGCATCTCTGTAGAAGACACGAGACCGGCCATAGGTGATTTCAAATCGTGAGCAATGATGGAAAAGAGCTTGTCCTTTTCGGTCAAGAGAATTTTCAGTTGTTCCTCGCTCTCCTTGATCATCTGGGTATCTTGAAGACGCATCAGGGCCAAGCCGATGCTGCTGCTGACCTCCTCGAGAAAGTTGATCAGTTTTCGGTCAAAAAAGCCCTTGCGATGATCATTGAGCTGGATAAGACCGACGATCTCCTGGTTCGCCCGGACCGGGATGAGCGCCACGGATTGATAGCCATGGTGAATGCATGTGTTCCTGGGATGGTGCCTGGGGTCTTGACTTTCCGGCAGGTCTAACAGAGGAAATGAATCGCTGGTCCAGCAACTGCCATTGGGCGTGAAAAGCGGGTTTGACGGATCAGTTTGTCCTGTCAGAACCAGACCGCAAGTACATTCCAGGGCAGGTTTGCCATCAGGGTTCCTGCACACATCCCCATGGGCGTCCCGAGTCTGCAAGGTGTTCTCAGCTTGCAAGAATTCCTTGGAAAAGCCATGATGGACATAATATGGGAAGTCATTTCCTTTCCGCAGACGAATACCGCAAGCGTGAACACCTGTTTCCTCCTGGATGCTCTCCAGGATTCGACTGATCCCATCGTCCAGTTTTTGCGAGTCATTGAGGATGCCGAGAATCTTGGCCATGAGCCGCTGTCGACGCTCTGCAAGATCCTGCTCTCTGAAGTCGTTGATAATGAGCAAAAGATGCTGGTGAGATTGGTTTTCCGGCTGCACATGAAGGACACTTTCACGCCGCCCGACGCACCTTACCGGTAATTTGCTGGACTTGCCCTGCAAACCCAATTCCAGTTGCTTGCCTGCGGGGTTTTTAAAAAAGGCCTTGAACCGGCTATAAAAGATAGGGCGATCCCCTGGAGACATCAATTCGGCCAGAGGCTTACCGGTCAAATTATAGGGTTCCTGGCCGACCATGGATGCGAAAGTCTGGTTGGATTGGGCTATTATTCCTTTCTCATCAATGATCAGGTAGCCCACTGGAGCGTCATTAAATAGCCTGGCGAAACGGTCTCTGGCGGATTCCAATTGATTCTGGGTATTGCGTAGCTCTTGGTTTTGCAGTTCCAGCTCAATCTGGTGGACTCGCAAATCCTGAATCAGCGCCTGAACCTCAAGGTTTGAAAGGTTGTCCATTTTGATGCCGTCTTGTTCCAGGCGATCTTCAGCCTTATCCCTCAATGATTTATTTATGCCTTGAACGTCACTACTCATTGCTATTTCCTGTTCGAAAAAATATGATTATTAAGGTAGCAACAATTTTCAGAATATTAGACATTGTCGCTTACGGAAAAAATTTTGAAAAAATTTTCTGAAAGTCCTCAAGACTGACCGGCTTGCCTATGTAATCATCCATCCCTGCTTCCAGAAAATTTTCCCTGTCACCGGGTTGAGTATGAGCGGTTACAGCGATTATTGGAATATCTTTCTTTGCACCTATGGAAGTTGACCCCCGGATTGCCTTTGTTGCCTCCACCCCGGTCATGACCGGCATCTGAATATCCATAAGGATACAGTCAAAATCCTTTTCCTGAAGCATATCCACAGCTTCCTTGCCGTTCTTGGCCAGGGTCACTGTTTGTCCGTCTTTTTCCAGCATTCTTTTGATAAATACCTGGTTCAGCGGATCATCTTCAGCCAGGAGGATACTCAGGCTGCCTGTTTTTCTGGATGACCGCCGTGTTTCCTGCACAGGCTGAGAGATCTTTTTTTCCGGCATCTTGAAGGGCAGAACCACATGTACGGTCGTCCCGTGACTTGGTTCGCTTTCCACGGCTATATTGCCGCCCATCATTCCAATCAGACGTTGAACTATGACCAGGCCGAGACCCGCGCCCTGATAGTTCCTGGTCATGGAACCGTCTGCCTGAGAAAAAGGCTGGAACAAAACATCAAGTTTGTCTTCTGGGATGCCGCTGCCGGTATCAGTTATGGAAAACATAACACGTACACTATCTGTAGCAGTCCGAGATGCTGGAGAGATACTCAAGCTGACACTGCCGCTGTCAGTAAATTTTACAGCATTGCCCACCAGGTTGAAAAGAACCTGATGCACCCTTGTGTCGTCACTGATGATTTTTGCCGGAAGGGAAGAATCAAGAGAACACTCAAAGTCTATTCCCTTTTCTCTGGCAGGAATCATAAACAGGTCTTTTATTGAAGAACATATATCATGCAAACTGAATTCTTTTTTTCGGATTACCATCTTGCCGGCATCAATGCTGGAAAGGTCAAGAATATCGGATAGAAGCTGGGTAAGTCTTTTGGCTGAAATACCGCCCAGATGAACAAATTTATCCTGTTCCGGACTCAGGCCTGTTGTTGAAAGAAGATGCATCATGCCCATAATACCATTCAGCGGAGTGCGTATCTCATGGCTCATATTGGCCAGAAATTCTGACTTGGCCAGGTTGGCTGCTTCGGCCTGTTCCTTTGCTAATATTAGGTCTTGTTCTTGTAATTTTCTTGCAGTTATATCCCTGCAAATTACATATGCACCTAAATAGTTCTTATTGGAATCATAATTAAATTTGGCATTATCTTCTCGCCAAATATAATGACCTTGTTTATGTTTTATTCGATAAGAATAAATTAATTCTTGTTTTTTCTCTCCGATTGCCTTGTAAATTTATAGAAATATATGCCTATCCTCAGGGTGCATTGAATCATAAATATCTTTTGGTTTTAGAGCAAGGAGCTCTTCAAAATTGTAGCCTACCTGATTTATATAGGCAGGGGAAGCATAGCTGATTTGATAATCAGAATTAAATACAACAATTCCATCTGATGTATTTTCTCCAATTAGTCGGTATTTTCTTTCGCTTTCTTCAGCCTGATCTTTAGCCTGAATCAGGGCTAACTGCGCCTGTTTAAATTCAGTAATATCAGATGAAATGATCCCAATGGCAAAAGTTTTGGCATTTGAATCTGCAATAGGGAATTTTTTAGTAAAAAAAGTGCGCTTTACACCATCTGGAAAAATTACGGGTTCCTCTCGGGTAATAATTTCTCCATGCTTTAACTGCATAGTTTTTAAATCGTCTTGTCTATAAGAATTGACTGGTTCAGAGTCTGAGGGAACACGAAAGATCTCTGCATCATTTTTACCAATCATTTCTGATACTGAACCCCGACCAGCAGCACGTACAAAGGCCATATTTGTCGCAATAACCCTGCAATCCAAGTCCTTGACTACAATGATGTCCTTGCTGTTTTCTACAAATGCCGCCAGAGCTATTTTTTCCTGTTCAGCCTTCTTACGCTTATGGATGTCCGTATGCGCACCCACCACACGCAATACCTTGCCTGAAGAGTCACGTTGCAAAGCCCGCCCGCGGGTGTATATCCATTGATAATTTCCATTTTTGTTTTTAAGACGAAATTCAAGTTCATAGGAAGACTTACGGCCATTCACATAGTCTTCAAAAGCCTGCTGAAAGCTTTTTTGATCATCAGGATGAATGTTCTCAGCACAAAAACAACCGTAATTATTTATTTCATTTTGCTCATAACCAAGCATTTCAGAAAAGCGTTCCGAGCATTGAAATTCGCCGCTGACCAGATTGTAGTCCCAAATGCCATCATTGGTAGCTTCTAATATATTTTGAAGATGATCTTCTGCAATCTTTCGGGCAGTAATGTCCTGATAAAAGCCCTGATACGCAATTACATTGTTCTCATGATCTCGTATTGCACGAGCATTTGCTAAAATCCAAAAAAATTGTCCGTTACGGCGACGAAAGCGGTATTCACGGTTAACCAGTTTACCTTCTTTCTCCATGTGCCTCATATAGTCTTTCCTGTCAGATGGATTAGCATAGACTTGACTGGCGATATCAGTGATCGACTCAATCAGTTTTTCTGGGGAATCATAGCCGAACATCTGAGCCATGGCTGGATTGGCTGATAAAAATCGCCCCTCAGGCGTTGAGGTGAAGATGCCGATGGGGGCATCCATCAGGGTATCATGTGGGTCAGAAAAGTTGGTTGAGGCTGGCTGTTTTTTCTTCTTGGAAGGTCGGGGCATGATAAGCTCCAGAGAAAATTTGAATAACGAAGAAAGAGAATAAATACCAAGGACTTGTTTTTATCGAGTATCTTTACGGGTAAATTAGTGGGTAAATTAATTTGCCACTGAAAGCAATATTGTTAGCTTGAAATGAAGATTTTTTTCAATAACGAGGAAAAGTCACTATGCAAGCCTACGTGCATCTTTTGAGAGAAGTTTAAGCCTGCCTGAATTATCAAGCCTTATTTTGGCAGTCCTCAAAAATAATTGGTTATGTTTTAGGCGGCGACAAGTTTCTTAACCCTGAGCTTTTTACGATGCTGTTCAGCATGCCAGAGTTCATATTGGGACTGCTGGTTCAGCCAACTTTCCGCAGAGGTATTAAAGGCAATGGAAAGACGTATAGCCATCTCGGGACTAATACCAGCCTTACCATTCAGCACAGCACTCAAAGTTTTACGGCTTACTCCCAGCGCTTCAGCCGCCGCCGTAACCGTAAGGCCAAGTGGCTCCAAACAAAGCTCGCGCAATACTTCACCTGGGTGGGGAGGATTGTACATCAACATAAATGACTCCTTAATGGTAATCTTCGTAATCTACTATTTCGGCATCTCCGTTCTCAAACAAAAACGTCACTCGCCAGTTACCACTGACCTTCACTGGCCAAATGCCGTCGCGATTCCCGGAGATTTTGTGCAACCCAAGACCTGGCAGGTCCATATCTTTGGGATCTGTCGCTGCATTTAGCCGACCGAGAATAAGCCGAAGCCTCTTTGTATGAGCGGCCTGAATCCCTGCGGTGCTTCCGGATTTGTAGAATTTGGCCAAACCTTTGTGTCCGAAGCTTCCAATCATGACCTAAATGCACCCTGTAACGTATCGGGTGTCAACATGCAGATCCTTCCGGCGTTAGGAGAAAATGACATGATCGGATCAAGACTACGTGCATGTTCTGACAGAAGTTTAAGCCTCTTGAAATTATCAAGCTTTATTTCGGCAGTCTCCAGAATAATCGGAAAGAACTACTGCACAGGCATAGCCGGATTGTTCACTAGCTTGCACTCGCCTATGGAACCCAGAGCGGATATGATTCAGGCAGTCTTTAAACTCTCTGCCTGCTCACAACATCCTTCTCAAGATGTCTCTGCATACCAGCCTGACAACCCTTGCCTGACGCACAAGAAGGCTAACCCGTCTTGGCGGGATGGGATTGCCCCAGCGACAACCCCATCCTGCCAAAGGGCCAAATCACCGAAGTACCAAATCATCCATCACTGTACCGAACGTACGGCGCGTACATGGTAGGTACCGGACTTATTGACGCCGGCCACGCTGCCGTTTTTGAGGTGGACGCGCCACGCGGAGTTTGTATTGTCGGCGAGGGTAGTAGACGACCAGTAGGCCGGGAAGGCCAATTCAATCATACGTTGACAGGGAGAATAGAACAGCTCTTGTAGTCGATCTCTGCTCGGCAACCTCCAGTCGGAATGCCCAGCAAATGAAAGGCCGGAGGCATAGCTCATGGCCGCATACCAGTTCATTCGATCACCCGAAGCCTTCTGCCACATCAGCCCTGCACTGTTATCAGTCACTGTTCCATCCCCGTTGTCTACGCACTGTTGGGCAAAGGCCGTGCCTGATATGACCAGCCCGGCCAGGCAGAGCATAACCGCCATTGCCACAATTACAAACCACTTTTGTTGTACTACCTTCCCCATGTTTTCCTCCTTAAGTAAAAAAAATAGGTAACTATTCACCATGTTCCATCAAGAAGACCTGGACCCCGGATCTGGTCCGGGGTGACGGTTAAAGAAGGTTGTTGATCTTTTCCGTCATTCCGGCGAAAGCCGGAATCCAGTGCCGTTGAATAGCCATATTCCGTATGTGGTGAATAGTTACAAAAAATATTGTCAAGCCTTCCTGGTTATAAGCACTATACATGCCATAATAAAAAAGTCTGTAATAACAACTGACAACAAAAAAACTTCTTGATCTGGCCTCAAAGTGTGCGCCAACTTGGTTGGCAGTAGTTGGCACTGGGTTTGTTGCAGTTCAGGAAATTCGAGTTACGAAATCAGTGGAGGGAGTTTCTGCCTGAGTCCGTGAATAAGCAGCATAGGAAAGTAATAGCAAGAATATTTATGAGCTCAGGCCGGTGGTGAAGGCCGCTGTAGTAGCTTTGGTCAGGATGTCTTGACTGGCCTGGTTGATGATACATGGGGTCAAGACTACGTGCATTGCTCTGAGAGAAGTTCAACCCTGCCTTAATGAACAAGCATTCTTTTGGCAGCCTTGAAAACAATCGAACTGGACTATGCCATAGACATAGCCGTATGTTCGTACCTTCACTTAAACCGTTTTTTGTCCAAGATATGGGGACCGCTTCAGCTAAAAAAGAATATTTATGATTGACAGGGTAAGGAGCAATCCTTACTTCTTGAAAAACAGGAGCAATAAGCATGACGACAATTAGAGAAATGGCCACCATGACTTCCAAGGGCCAAGTCACCCTGCCCAAAGCCATCCGTCAGGCTTTGAACCTTGGTACAGGGTCCAGATTGGCCTTCACCCTCCGTGGCAATGAAATCGTGATCAAAGGGGAAGATGAGCATAATGATCCTGCTGTAGCCTCTTTCCTGAGTCTGCTGGAACAGGATATAGCACGCGGTCGCCATGTTTCAGCTCTCCCGGACGACCTTGCCAAAAGCCTGGTTATGGCCCTTGAACACAATCAGGGCCATGAGCAGGAAATCTCCGGAGATGTGGACCTGTAATGCAGACCCAGGGCTGGACACTGCTCTTTCATGACTGCCTGGTCCAACAGCTGAAACGCCTTTCTACAGCTTGCCACCGCGCCAGATCTTCTGACCCTGAAGACTGGCCGGCTAATGCAAACGTCAAGCTGTTTCATGCACTCTCAAGGCTGATGTTAAGGATCATACCTGTCGATCCTGGTCATCCTGGGTACCGCCAGGGCAACACTTGGGGAGAAGACCACAGGTACTGGTGCAGGGCCAGGATAGGCAGGCGCTTTCGCCTCTTCTTTCGCTACGACTCTGCTTCAAAAATCATCATCTATGCCTGGGTCAATGACCAGAAAACCCTGCGCCAGGCAAAAGGAAAAAAAGATCCGTACACTGTTTTCAGGAAAATGCTGCACCAGGGTAATCCGCCGGATGATTGGGATCAACTTTTGGATGAATCCGACTCCGAGTATAAGATAGAAAGAATATGACTACTGGTTCTTTGGCGTTTCGTGTGGAATTAGATTTTTATCAAATTCTTAACTTCAGTTAGGACCTTTTTCAATAGCGGGAAAACAATTCCTGTTTGCACCGTGCCTCGCCAAGGTCCGCCAAATACCAGGATGTGGCTGCCGGCACGGAATCGAACCTGCTGGAAAATAGCCGCAGGGCCGTCATGACTTTTTCCCTCTGTACGGCAAGTTGTTTTCTTTAACCATCATTTCATTATTCTCAATTAGCCAATGGCCTGCCCCCACCCTGTTCCCTGGGTATGATCAGAAAAGCCTTGTTTTATCAAATTCCGGTCAAATATCCATTTTTAGGTGGGGATTACAAGTAAAAAAGCCAGGCTAATACTCACTCTCATGAAGAGTTGATCACCTGAGCTTGATGTTTAAAAGGTTCTTTATGTGAGGTTTGCACCGTAATCTGCAATCCCAGTGCTTTGGCCACCTTTGCCACAGTAGCAAATGTGGGATTTCCCTCAGGAGACAGTGCTTTGTACAAACCTTCGCGGGTCAGTCCGGTGTCCCTTGCAAGCTGACTCATATTCCTGGCGCGCGCAATGACACCCAGCGCGTGAACGATGAATGCGGGATCGTCACCTGCCTCCTCGATACATGCCTCAAGATACAGTTCAATATCTTTGTCTGTTTTAAGATACTCTGCTGAATCCCAGCGAGTAGTTTTAATGGCCATAACCTAAACCTCCAATTGTCCGGCAATTTCTTTGGCTTTGTCGATATCAGCTTGCTGAGAGCTTTTTTCGCCACCCGATAAAAGTATCACCACAACAGCACCTTTCTGAACAAAATAGACCCTGTAGCCAGGTCCGTAGAAGATGCGTAATTCACTTACGCCTTCGCCTACCGGTTCAGCATCACCAAAGTGGCCCATTTCAATCCTGTCGATCCTGACCTGAATGCGGGCTTTTGCCCTCTGGTCCTTAAGGGACTTGAACCATTTTGTGAATGTTGCTGTTTTGCGGACTTCTATCACATGTGAACTATAGTTAACGAGCAGAAATATGTCAACTGTGGTTATCACCGGGCAAGTAACCATTTTTTGGTCGGGATTACAAAGGAAAAAAGCTGTCAGAATCAAAGCGCCATGCCCTGTTGCCTGATAATGCTCATGCATAATCGTAATTCTGATATGATATTTAATGGTGGACAAAGGGAAAAATTTTAGGGCAGGAAGGATGAGTAAGAGCAGAGATAATGAATAATTCAGTTTGTGGCAGCATTTTTAGAAGCAGTCTAAAGTTAAGTTCAACAATTCTGGTTGCTAAGGAGTAATCATGACAACGATGTTCAATTGGAATGAATCCTTTCTGGTGGGCATATCCATGGTGGATATAGAACATAAAAGGCTTGTAGAGCTTATCAACGATGTTGGCGAAGCAGCCATGTCAAAAGATCATTTTGATCCTGAAAAGCTCAAAGAGTCCGCCATGTCCATACTCGAATACACCCGCATCCATTTCAGAGATGAAGAAGCCATGATGAAATCAGCAGGCCTGTTTCCGGCCTATATCAAATACCATCAAAACCTGCACAAAGATTTTGTCGAGGAAGCCAAATCCCTGGCGTCACGGGCTGAAAGCCTTTCACCACACGAGGCTGAACAGATGCTGGGATACCTGGTGGAATGGCTGGCCTACCACATTCTTGGCGTTGATCAGGGCATGGCCAGACAGGTTCGAGCCGTGCAGGACGGTCAGGACGCGGAACAGGCCTATCAGACTGATGCTGACCAGACACAAACCGGGACAGAGCCGTTGCTTACCGCTCTCAAAGGACTGTTCAAGACGGTTTCACAGCGCAATCTGGAACTACGCCAGCTCAACAACAATTTAGAGCAGCTTGTTGAACAGCGCACGGCTGAGTTGAAGCAGGCCAATCGCCAGTTGGAGGCCTTAGCCGTACACGACGAACTTACCGGTTTGCCTAACCGGCGTTTTGCCATATCCTTACTGGACAATCTCTGGACCGAGGCATGTGATCAGGGTTTCAATTTTTCCGTCCTTTTGCTGGATGCGGACAAATTCAAGCAGGTCAATGACACACATGGACATGCCGTCGGGGATGATCTTTTGCGGTCGCTGGCAAAATCTCTACAGGAAGCTGTGCGTAATGACGACACTGTCTGCCGACTTGGCGGGGATGAGTTTCTGGTGATCTGTCCCCAATGTCCTCAAGAGGATGCCGCTCTTGTAGCCGAAAAAATCCTGACCGCGGACAAGAAGTATTGCAATGACCAGGGGATGGTGATCTGGGAGGGTCCGGTAAGCATCGGGTTTGCCCAGGCCCGGTCGTCCATGGCCAGACCAGAGGATCTGCTGGAGGCTGCGGACCAGGCTCTGTACGCAGCTAAACGCCAGGGCGGCTGCCGGGCAATGGGAACATAACATGGAGGCGGCTCGGGAGAGGAATTGCAATAACGCCATCGTAACTATTCACCATAGCCAGGGGCCAGTCCCCGGTTCATGTTTCTGTTGATACGAACTCCCTGTCGCGGTTCCCTAAGGCAAACCATTAGCTGGGCATGTTGTACTGGATTGGAAATCTTGCATATTTTGGAAAAAATCGGCAGTTTTTAATGTATATGGTTTGCCTGAAAGGAACCTGCGACGGTCAAACATCGCATCAATGGCGAAACATGAACCGGGGACTGGCCTTAGATTCAGTGCTGATCATAATATATGGTGAATAGATACACGCCATCAAAAATTATAAAAATCGATATTTTATTTTCCGTTGACATGCCGGAATGAGCAGTAAATAATAAAATTGTTTGCTTTTGAGGGGCTGTTGCTACGGGGTTGTCGCTGATGCCCCGTTTTTTTGCCAGGGCGGCCGAAGGCGAATACTTACCACCTCACCTTATTTCAATTTTTTTAGGTATAAAACGTGATTATACTTTTTTTGTGCATTGGCCTGCTCATCCTGGGTTACTTCTCCTACGGCAAGGTGGTTGAGCGGATATTCGGCCCGGACCCGAGCCGCCCCACGCCGTGTTCCACCATGTCCGACGGGGTGGACT
This genomic window contains:
- a CDS encoding type II toxin-antitoxin system YhaV family toxin; translated protein: MQTQGWTLLFHDCLVQQLKRLSTACHRARSSDPEDWPANANVKLFHALSRLMLRIIPVDPGHPGYRQGNTWGEDHRYWCRARIGRRFRLFFRYDSASKIIIYAWVNDQKTLRQAKGKKDPYTVFRKMLHQGNPPDDWDQLLDESDSEYKIERI
- a CDS encoding ATP-binding protein, yielding MVIRKKEFSLHDICSSIKDLFMIPAREKGIDFECSLDSSLPAKIISDDTRVHQVLFNLVGNAVKFTDSGSVSLSISPASRTATDSVRVMFSITDTGSGIPEDKLDVLFQPFSQADGSMTRNYQGAGLGLVIVQRLIGMMGGNIAVESEPSHGTTVHVVLPFKMPEKKISQPVQETRRSSRKTGSLSILLAEDDPLNQVFIKRMLEKDGQTVTLAKNGKEAVDMLQEKDFDCILMDIQMPVMTGVEATKAIRGSTSIGAKKDIPIIAVTAHTQPGDRENFLEAGMDDYIGKPVSLEDFQKIFSKFFP
- a CDS encoding addiction module antidote protein codes for the protein MAIKTTRWDSAEYLKTDKDIELYLEACIEEAGDDPAFIVHALGVIARARNMSQLARDTGLTREGLYKALSPEGNPTFATVAKVAKALGLQITVQTSHKEPFKHQAQVINSS
- a CDS encoding type II toxin-antitoxin system PrlF family antitoxin, which encodes MTTIREMATMTSKGQVTLPKAIRQALNLGTGSRLAFTLRGNEIVIKGEDEHNDPAVASFLSLLEQDIARGRHVSALPDDLAKSLVMALEHNQGHEQEISGDVDL
- a CDS encoding type II toxin-antitoxin system RelE/ParE family toxin, whose amino-acid sequence is MIGSFGHKGLAKFYKSGSTAGIQAAHTKRLRLILGRLNAATDPKDMDLPGLGLHKISGNRDGIWPVKVSGNWRVTFLFENGDAEIVDYEDYH
- a CDS encoding HigA family addiction module antitoxin — protein: MLMYNPPHPGEVLRELCLEPLGLTVTAAAEALGVSRKTLSAVLNGKAGISPEMAIRLSIAFNTSAESWLNQQSQYELWHAEQHRKKLRVKKLVAA
- a CDS encoding GAF domain-containing sensor histidine kinase, which produces MSSDVQGINKSLRDKAEDRLEQDGIKMDNLSNLEVQALIQDLRVHQIELELQNQELRNTQNQLESARDRFARLFNDAPVGYLIIDEKGIIAQSNQTFASMVGQEPYNLTGKPLAELMSPGDRPIFYSRFKAFFKNPAGKQLELGLQGKSSKLPVRCVGRRESVLHVQPENQSHQHLLLIINDFREQDLAERRQRLMAKILGILNDSQKLDDGISRILESIQEETGVHACGIRLRKGNDFPYYVHHGFSKEFLQAENTLQTRDAHGDVCRNPDGKPALECTCGLVLTGQTDPSNPLFTPNGSCWTSDSFPLLDLPESQDPRHHPRNTCIHHGYQSVALIPVRANQEIVGLIQLNDHRKGFFDRKLINFLEEVSSSIGLALMRLQDTQMIKESEEQLKILLTEKDKLFSIIAHDLKSPMAGLVSSTEMLAHQQDIFSQEDIRLLATELHKNARNTFALLEDLLQWARISQGGMDFSPKKCSLYELVRSSLYTAQDVAGRKDIAIKCEIPQDLTVLVDQPMINTVIRNVIFNAVKFTPQGGNISVTARKSGSDVKVYVQDDGIGMDEAIMSKIFSVDKSKRQYGTDGERGTGLGLILCKEFVEKHGGKIWVESEPGKGTKVCFTLPAGS
- a CDS encoding type II toxin-antitoxin system RelE/ParE family toxin translates to MHEHYQATGHGALILTAFFLCNPDQKMVTCPVITTVDIFLLVNYSSHVIEVRKTATFTKWFKSLKDQRAKARIQVRIDRIEMGHFGDAEPVGEGVSELRIFYGPGYRVYFVQKGAVVVILLSGGEKSSQQADIDKAKEIAGQLEV
- a CDS encoding GGDEF domain-containing protein, encoding MTTMFNWNESFLVGISMVDIEHKRLVELINDVGEAAMSKDHFDPEKLKESAMSILEYTRIHFRDEEAMMKSAGLFPAYIKYHQNLHKDFVEEAKSLASRAESLSPHEAEQMLGYLVEWLAYHILGVDQGMARQVRAVQDGQDAEQAYQTDADQTQTGTEPLLTALKGLFKTVSQRNLELRQLNNNLEQLVEQRTAELKQANRQLEALAVHDELTGLPNRRFAISLLDNLWTEACDQGFNFSVLLLDADKFKQVNDTHGHAVGDDLLRSLAKSLQEAVRNDDTVCRLGGDEFLVICPQCPQEDAALVAEKILTADKKYCNDQGMVIWEGPVSIGFAQARSSMARPEDLLEAADQALYAAKRQGGCRAMGT
- a CDS encoding DUF1566 domain-containing protein, whose protein sequence is MGKVVQQKWFVIVAMAVMLCLAGLVISGTAFAQQCVDNGDGTVTDNSAGLMWQKASGDRMNWYAAMSYASGLSFAGHSDWRLPSRDRLQELFYSPCQRMIELAFPAYWSSTTLADNTNSAWRVHLKNGSVAGVNKSGTYHVRAVRSVQ